The Flavobacterium sp. K5-23 genome segment TATTCAGATGGTTTTAGTATTGGCTCCTTTGCATAAAAAATACAATATCAAACGTGTTATTGTTTCTACTTACCAGTCTATTACAGGAACTGGAGTAAAAGCAGTGCAACAATTAGAAAATGAATACGCAGGTGTTCAGGGAGAAATGGCATACAAATATCCAATTCATAGAAACGCAATTCCACAATGTGATTCATTCGAAGAAAACGGATATACTAAGGAAGAGATGAAATTGGTTCGTGAGACTCAAAAAATTCTTGATGATAGAACTATTGCGGTTACGGCTACTGCTGTTCGTGTACCTATTGTAGGTGGACATAGCGAGGCTGTAAACGTAGAATTTACTAATGACTTCGTTGTTTCTGACATTCAAAACATATTGCATCATACGGATGGAGTAGTGGTTCAGGACAATAACGACACTTATACGTATCCAATGCCAATGTATGCACAAGGGAAAGATGACGTTTTTGTAGGTAGAATTCGTCGTGACGAAAGCCAGCCAAACTCTTTAAATATGTGGATTGTTGCGGACAACTTACGTAAAGGAGCGGCAACGAATACAATTCAAATTGCTGAATATTTAGTTGCATCAAAATTGGTGTAACACATTCAAATTAAATAGTAAAAACCATCTGTGATAACAATTTTATTTTTGTTAGAATAGATGGTTTCTTTTTATACATTTGTAACCGATGAAAAAGAAGCAAATCATAATTAGTCTTTCTCTGATTGCTACAGTATTGTTTTCGATACTGTTTCAGTCTTTGCATGATTATACCCACTTTGTCAAGCTTCTTACTCAAACAGAATGCCGTCACAAGTATAATGTTACCAATACTGAAATTACACATCAGCATCATAAATATGAGCAATGTGTTGTTTGTCATCTTTCATTAGGGTCTTATATTCCGAATGAAATAGTTGCTTATAAATTCCAGTCGGATTATAAGTTTATCCCCTGCTTTTTCACCACTTTCAAAAAAATAAATTCTTTTTCAGGAAGCCTATATTCCCTTCGCGGGCCTCCTGCACGTATTGTATAAATTGTGAATATTTATTAGTTAAACCATTTTGGAAATAAGTTTCTTTAAACCTAAGAAGACTTGCTTTCAGGAATGCTTTTGTAATATTCGCTATGTACGATTTACAGAAAATAAAAAAACATAAAAATCGTATCACTTATTCTATAGTGATACTGGAACAATACAATCATTCGTAATGAAAAACAGTATAATTACCCTATTATTAATGTTTTCGGCAATGCTTCAAGCCCAAAACACAGTGTCAGGAACAGTCACTACAATTGCAAACCAACCCATAAAAGGAGTTAGTGTTTATGCCCCGGAATTGCATAAAGGAACTACAACTGATGCAGATGGAAAATACACAATCTCAAATCTTCCTAGTAGGAAAACCAAGTTAACATTCGTTTTTGTGGGGTATTCGAGCCAAAACAAAACCATAAATAACCTTCAACAGGAAAATACATTAGATGTGATTCTTGAAGATGCCATTTTCGAAATGGATGAGGTAATCGTATCTACCGCTTTCAATAAAATACAATCCCAAAACGTGATGAAAGTGGAGCACGAAACCATAAAATCCTTACAGCAAAAAGGGACTTCTACTTTAATCGAAGGATTAGCTACTATTCCTGGAGTTTCTCAGGTTTCTACCGGAACTTCCATAGGGAAACCAGTTATCCGTGGATTGAGCGGGAACCGTGTTTTAGTGTATTCGCAAGGTGTTCGAATAGAAAACCAACAGTTTGGTGACGAACATGGCTTGGGGTTAAATGATGCCGGAATAGAAAGTGTTGAGGTTATAAAAGGACCTGCATCTTTATTGTATGGATCAGATGCTTTAGGAGGGGTTTTGTATTTTAATCCTGAAAAATTTGCCAATGTGGATGACTTTAAAGCTAATTTCAGCCAGAAGCTATTCTCAAATACGCTAGGAAGCAATTCCACGCTAGGACTAAAAACGTCTACTGAACATTGGAAATTCCTTGCTCGCGGAAGTTACAATACGCATTCAGATTACCGCATTTCGGGAGGGGATCGTGTGACCAATACCCGATACAATGAAACCGATTTTAAAACGGGTCTGGGGTATAGCGATGCTAAGTTCTCCACTGTTTTTAGATACAATTACAACAAACTGGATTTAGGAATTCCTGAAGAAGGTATAGCCGAACAATCAACTTCCAAAACTACAGGGTTCCCAAAACAGGGAATTTTCAACCATTTGATGAGTTTGAATTCGGTTTTCTATCTAAAGAATTCCAAATTAGATGTTGATTTTGGATATATTGACAATGATCGTTCTGAATTTGAAGATAGTGATGTTGCCAGTTTACAAATGAAACTGAAAACTTTCAATTACGATGTGAAATACCATTTGCCAAAAGCAGGAAAGTTAGAATCTATTGTGGGAATTCAAGGAATGTATCAAACAAATGCGAACCTCGGGGAAGAATTTTTAATACCTGATGCCACAACTACTGATTTTGGTGTTTTTGGAACTGTAAATTACGAATGGAAAACGAATGTCCTTCAGGCAGGTTTGCGTTTTGACAACCGAAAAGTCACTACTGATGAACATGGAACTGTTGGGGATGAAGGCTACTTCAAAGCGGTAGATAAATCATTCGACAGTTTTAATGCTTCTTTGGGGTACAAAACGAATCTAGCTGACGATCTGACTTTGAGAATGAATCTAGCATCAGGTTTTAGAGCACCAAATTTATCTGAACTGACTTCTAACGGTGTCCATGAAGGAACTAATCGTTACGAAATAGGAAATTCTGATTTGAAAACGGAACAAAACGTTCAGTCGGATTTGAATCTTGAATATAAAAACAGCCATTTTGAGTTTTTTGTAAACGGATTTTACAACCACATCAGCAATTATATTTATACTTCCCCAACAGGAGCTGTATTGGATGACAATGATGTTTTTGAATACATTCAGAACAATGCTAAATTGTATGGTGGTGAAATAGGATTGCATTTTCACCCACACCCATTGGATTGGTTGCATTATGAAAGCAGCTTTGAAACCGTTACGGGAAAGAAACAAAACGGAGATTACCTGCCTTTGATTCCGGCTAACAATTGGAACAACACCATTAGAACCGAATTCAAAATCAAAGATTGGCTTAAGGAAGGGTTTGCAACTTTGAATTTCGCATCTACTTTTCATCAAAACAACATCAGCGGATTCGAAACTGAATCTAATGGTTATACTTTAGTGAATTTGGGTTTAGGAGGAACGGTAAAATTGGGTAAAACGGTTTTTGACATAAACCTAAACGGAAACAATTTATTCGATAAAAGCTATATCGCCCACCTTTCCAGACTGAAAAATGATGGAATCCCAAATATGGGAAGAAACATTGTTCTTGGGGTTAATTTCAATCTATAATTAATTTAAACATATAAGTCATATAAGTTTAGTCACAGTTTTAGGCTTACTGTTTTAACCATATAAGGCATATAAGTTTACTGTTTTTTAAACCATTAAGATATTAAGAGTCATTAAGTTTCATAAACTGTTTTACCATATAAGTTATATAAGGTCATATAAGTTTTGTCACCGTTTTTAGCTTAATCTCTTAATGGTTTTTTTAAATTCAATAATTTTTAGATCTGCAAAAATCTGTAAAATCTGCGTGCTAATAATAGGTTGTCTTTTGTTGGCCGTCTTGAAACAGTTTTAGGCTTGCTTTTTTTAAACCATATAAGTTATATAAGGTCATTTAAGTTTACTGTTTTTTTAAACCATTAAGATATTAAGGTATATTAAGTTTAGGAGCTTAATTTTCTTAATCTCGTAATGTTTTTTTTAAATTTATTAATTTTTAGATCTGCAAAAATCTGCAAAAATCTGCGTGCTAATAATAATGTATCTGTTGTTTTTTGTGCTCCATCTTGAAATACGTAGCCGCAAAGTTTAAATAAACTTATAAGCCTTATATGGTTGAATTTTTTCACGAAACAAGCATTACACAAAACAACAAAAAACTTAAATGACTTATATGTTGAAAAATCATCACCGTAACAAAAACACACTTTTATAGACTAATCCTATGTTAAAAAAGTTCCGCTTTCAAGGAACACTAACTAATTCACTATTTTTGTTTTAACCAATAAAATATTTTAATGAAAAAATTAATTCTAATCATGGCTGTATTACCATCTATGGCTTCTTTTGGACAGAACCAAAAGCCAATTCAATATCCAGAAACCAAAAAAGGACCAACAGTCGATCAGTATTTCGATGCTAAAGTCAGTGATCCTTACCGTTGGTTAGAGGACGACATGTCGGCTGAAACTGCTGCTTGGGTAAAAGCGGAGAATGTGGTTACTTATGGTTATTTAAACCAGATTCCTTTTCGCGATGCATTAAAGACGCGTATGGAGAAACTGTGGAATTATGAAAAAATAGGGGCGCCATTCAAGGAAGGGGACTTCACGTATTATTATAAAAATAACGGACTGCAAAACCAATCCGTATTGTATAGAAAAGAGGCCAACGGAAAAGACACTGTTTTTCTGGACCCAAATACTTTCTCTAAAGACGGAACCACTTCTTTAGGAGGATTGGATTTCTCTAAAGACGGTTCTAAGGTGGCCTATGCCATATCAGAAGGCGGAAGCGACTGGAGAAAAGTAATTATTATGGACGCGTTGTCTAACAAAATTCTAGAAGACACTATTGTTGATGTAAAATTCAGCGGACTGTCTTGGAAAGGAAACGAAGGGTTTTACTACTCTAGTTATGACAAGCCAAAGGGAAGCGAACTATCTGCAAAAACGGACCAACACAAACTGTATTTTCATAAACTGGGAACTTCTCAAAAGGAAGATCAGTTGATCTTTGGCGCCGACCAAAAACGAAGATACGTAGGCGGTTATGTGACCGAAGATGATAAGTATTTAGTGATTTCGGCTTCGACTTCAACTTATGGAAACGAATTGTACATTAAAGATTTGAGTTCGCCTAACAGTGCTATTGTGACTATCGTGGATAATTTCAAAAGCGACAACAGTATTATTGACAACGAAGGAACGAAGTTGTTTATTGAGACTGATTTAAATGCGCCAAATAAGCGTGTAGTAACGGTAGATGTCAGCAATCCAGCACCGTCAAACTGGGTGGATTTCATTCCGGAAACCGATAATGTTTTATCGCCATCAACAGGAGCAGGATATTTCTTTGCTAATTATATGAAAGATGCCGTATCAGTTGTGAAACAATACGATTACACAGGTAAAATGATACGTGAAATCCAATTGCCAGCCGTAGGAACAGCAGGTGGTTTTGGCGGAAAGAAAAAAGAAAAAACACTTTATTATTCCTTTACTAATTATACCAGCCCGGGAACGATTTACTCTTTCGAACCAAAAGAAGGAAAATCAGCGGTCTATGCCAAACCAAAAGTAGATTTCAAAAGCGAGGATTTCGAGTCGAAACAAGTGTTTTATACTTCAAAGGACGGTACCAAAATCCCAATGATCATCACCTACAAAAAAGGATTGAAACTAAACGGAAAAAACCCAACGATGCTGTATGCTTACGGTGGTTTCAATGTGAGCTTAACGCCAAGTTTCAGTATTGCCAATGCCGTTTGGATGGAAAACGGAGGCGTTTATGCCGTGCCTAACTTACGTGGTGGTGGAGAATACGGTAAAAAATGGCACGATGCCGGAACCAAAATGCAAAAACAAAACGTGTTCGACGATTTCATCGCCGCGGCGGAATATCTGATTGAAAATAAATACACCTCTCCTGACTTTCTTGCCGTTCGCGGTGGGTCAAACGGAGGATTGCTTGTTGGTGCTACTATGACACAACGCCCGGAGTTGATGAAAGTCGCTCTACCGGCCGTGGGAGTTATGGATATGTTGCGTTACCACACCTTTACTGCGGGAGCGGGATGGGCGTACGATTATGGAACGGCGCAGGACAGCAAAGAAATGTTCGAATACATCAAAGGCTATTCACCGGTGCACAACGTAAAAGCGGGCACGCACTATCCAGCGACAATGGTTACCACTGGTGATCACGATGATAGAGTAGTGCCGGCACACAGTTTCAAGTTTGCTGCCGAGTTGCAGGAAAAACAAACGGGAACTAACCCAACATTAATTCGCATCGATGTCAAAGCGGGTCACGGAGCAGGAAAATCCGTAGCGGCAACAATCCAGGAAAATGTAGATATCCAAGCTTTTACCCTGTTCAACATGAAATTGAAAGCCCTGCCAAAAGCAAAATAAGGAGCTTCTTCCCGCTGTACGCTGTATCTCTCGTGGCGAAACCCGCCACAAGAGGATGCCGCTACCATCAGGGCTAAGGCAGTTGGGGAAATGAGAATTTTTATTTTTATAAAACGCTATTCGAAAGAGTAGCGTTTTTTTATGCCTTAATTTGAGAAATATTAATCGTGATTGAACAAGTCTAAGTAATCTTTAAAAACAAATAGCTTGTTACGCTGTGCACCAGATATTTCTTTTATAATATCAAGCCGTTCTAAATCTGCCAAAAGTTTATAGGCGGTAACTGATGATTTTTGGAGTAGCTCTTCTACTTTTGTGACCTCTATAATAGGCTGTGTGTAGAGATAGCCCACTACTTTACGTGCATCTATATTGCGATTGCCTAATGATTTCAGTTTTTCATCTAAACTTTTTTGCAGTTGCAAAATACCATCGAAGGTAGTTACCCCTTTTTTAGCGGTTTCTATAATTCCCGTTAAAAAAAACTTTAACCACTGGTTGATATCATTGTGTGTTCGAGTTCGCATTAGGTTATCATAATAAAGCATCCTGTTTTTTTCAAAAAAATCAGAAAGATATAGTATGGGTTTTTTCAAGATTCCTTTACTAACTAAATATAGTGTAATTAGTAATCTGCCTACTCTACCGTTTCCGTCTAAAAAAGGGTGAATCGTCTCGAATTGATAATGAATGATTGCAATTTTTATTAAATCAGGTAAAGGCGTTATTTCATCGTTTGCAAAAAGTTCCAGGTCAGAAATTAACTCATTAATGCTAGTGTGAATTGGGGGGATAAAGGTTGCGTCATTAATGCTCGCACCACCAATCCAGTTTTGGCTGCTTCGGTATTCACCGGGTAATTTGTGCTCGCCTCTTACACCCTGCAAAAGTATTTTATGGGTTTGTTTGATAAGGCGAGATGAAAAAGGAAGTTCGTTCAACAGTTTGACTGCTTCGTTCATTGCGTTGATGTAGTTTTGTACTTCTTCCCAATCGGCCCTTTTTTCAAATGCAATTTCTTCTTTGCTTAGAAAAGCTTCTTCCATATTGGTTTGAGTACCTTCAATTTTTGAAGATTGAGTAGCTTCTTTGGCAATGTGCATCCTGATGAACAAATCGATGTTTACATATTCTGAATACATATCTAATCTGCCTAAATGTCTATCTGCTATACTTAGCAACCGAATAACTTCCATGTCATTTAGTATCCAGTTTCGATGAATTGTATCAGGTTGAAAACTTTTATAATATACTTGATTAATATATTTGCCCGAAATAAATTTTTCCATTTAGATGTTTTAAAAACTTAAACAAATATA includes the following:
- a CDS encoding prolyl oligopeptidase family protein, with translation MKKLILIMAVLPSMASFGQNQKPIQYPETKKGPTVDQYFDAKVSDPYRWLEDDMSAETAAWVKAENVVTYGYLNQIPFRDALKTRMEKLWNYEKIGAPFKEGDFTYYYKNNGLQNQSVLYRKEANGKDTVFLDPNTFSKDGTTSLGGLDFSKDGSKVAYAISEGGSDWRKVIIMDALSNKILEDTIVDVKFSGLSWKGNEGFYYSSYDKPKGSELSAKTDQHKLYFHKLGTSQKEDQLIFGADQKRRYVGGYVTEDDKYLVISASTSTYGNELYIKDLSSPNSAIVTIVDNFKSDNSIIDNEGTKLFIETDLNAPNKRVVTVDVSNPAPSNWVDFIPETDNVLSPSTGAGYFFANYMKDAVSVVKQYDYTGKMIREIQLPAVGTAGGFGGKKKEKTLYYSFTNYTSPGTIYSFEPKEGKSAVYAKPKVDFKSEDFESKQVFYTSKDGTKIPMIITYKKGLKLNGKNPTMLYAYGGFNVSLTPSFSIANAVWMENGGVYAVPNLRGGGEYGKKWHDAGTKMQKQNVFDDFIAAAEYLIENKYTSPDFLAVRGGSNGGLLVGATMTQRPELMKVALPAVGVMDMLRYHTFTAGAGWAYDYGTAQDSKEMFEYIKGYSPVHNVKAGTHYPATMVTTGDHDDRVVPAHSFKFAAELQEKQTGTNPTLIRIDVKAGHGAGKSVAATIQENVDIQAFTLFNMKLKALPKAK
- a CDS encoding aspartate-semialdehyde dehydrogenase — encoded protein: MRIAVVGATGMVGEVMLKVLAERNFPVTELIPVASERSVGKEIEYKGKKYKVVGMQTAVDMKADIALFSAGGETSIEWAPKFAAAGTTVIDNSSAWRMDPSKKLIVPEINASSLTKDDKIIANPNCSTIQMVLVLAPLHKKYNIKRVIVSTYQSITGTGVKAVQQLENEYAGVQGEMAYKYPIHRNAIPQCDSFEENGYTKEEMKLVRETQKILDDRTIAVTATAVRVPIVGGHSEAVNVEFTNDFVVSDIQNILHHTDGVVVQDNNDTYTYPMPMYAQGKDDVFVGRIRRDESQPNSLNMWIVADNLRKGAATNTIQIAEYLVASKLV
- a CDS encoding Fic family protein, which translates into the protein MEKFISGKYINQVYYKSFQPDTIHRNWILNDMEVIRLLSIADRHLGRLDMYSEYVNIDLFIRMHIAKEATQSSKIEGTQTNMEEAFLSKEEIAFEKRADWEEVQNYINAMNEAVKLLNELPFSSRLIKQTHKILLQGVRGEHKLPGEYRSSQNWIGGASINDATFIPPIHTSINELISDLELFANDEITPLPDLIKIAIIHYQFETIHPFLDGNGRVGRLLITLYLVSKGILKKPILYLSDFFEKNRMLYYDNLMRTRTHNDINQWLKFFLTGIIETAKKGVTTFDGILQLQKSLDEKLKSLGNRNIDARKVVGYLYTQPIIEVTKVEELLQKSSVTAYKLLADLERLDIIKEISGAQRNKLFVFKDYLDLFNHD
- a CDS encoding TonB-dependent receptor, which produces MKNSIITLLLMFSAMLQAQNTVSGTVTTIANQPIKGVSVYAPELHKGTTTDADGKYTISNLPSRKTKLTFVFVGYSSQNKTINNLQQENTLDVILEDAIFEMDEVIVSTAFNKIQSQNVMKVEHETIKSLQQKGTSTLIEGLATIPGVSQVSTGTSIGKPVIRGLSGNRVLVYSQGVRIENQQFGDEHGLGLNDAGIESVEVIKGPASLLYGSDALGGVLYFNPEKFANVDDFKANFSQKLFSNTLGSNSTLGLKTSTEHWKFLARGSYNTHSDYRISGGDRVTNTRYNETDFKTGLGYSDAKFSTVFRYNYNKLDLGIPEEGIAEQSTSKTTGFPKQGIFNHLMSLNSVFYLKNSKLDVDFGYIDNDRSEFEDSDVASLQMKLKTFNYDVKYHLPKAGKLESIVGIQGMYQTNANLGEEFLIPDATTTDFGVFGTVNYEWKTNVLQAGLRFDNRKVTTDEHGTVGDEGYFKAVDKSFDSFNASLGYKTNLADDLTLRMNLASGFRAPNLSELTSNGVHEGTNRYEIGNSDLKTEQNVQSDLNLEYKNSHFEFFVNGFYNHISNYIYTSPTGAVLDDNDVFEYIQNNAKLYGGEIGLHFHPHPLDWLHYESSFETVTGKKQNGDYLPLIPANNWNNTIRTEFKIKDWLKEGFATLNFASTFHQNNISGFETESNGYTLVNLGLGGTVKLGKTVFDINLNGNNLFDKSYIAHLSRLKNDGIPNMGRNIVLGVNFNL